caagaccatcctgactgacagggtgaaactccgtctctactaaaaatacaaaaaattagccaggcgtggtggtgggcacctgtagtcccagctactcgggaggctgagacaggagaatggtgtgaacccgggaggcacagcttgcagtgagttgagatcgcaccactgcactccagcctgggcgacacagcaagactccgtctcccaaaaaaaaaaaagtcattgtttAGAACAGATATTGGtcaatttttctgtaagaagGCAGATGCTAAATATTTTACGCTTTATGGACCAAGAGATAAAAATCAAGAACATTATGTAGGTACTTATATAAATTTCTATGAATTTTTCATTGATGCAACTCAAAACTTTAGTTATAAGCACAGAAGTTTGAATTTCATATAGTTTccatgtgtcacaaaatattacttttattttttttaaccaaaaaatgtaaaaaacactgTTAGCTCATAGGCCATATTTGCCAACCCCTGGTTTAGAGAATGTAGAAAAGGGTAACAAGTTAATTGTGGCCTGGACTAGGGTGGTGGCAGTTAAGATGAACAGAAGgtagatttttgaaaaatttaggaGGTGGAATTGAGAAGACTTGGTAATCCATCAAATAGGGGGACTAGGGAAGACGATGATGTTATCATAGGTTTCTGGCATGGGCAACTGAGTAGACAAATGACGGTGtcattaaataaatgagaaatgtcAGAGGAGGAGCAAAAGAGTTTACAAACATTATAGAAAGGAGAAGTAAGCAAGCGTTTATTTTGGAATAGGTTATTATGTTTAAGATTCCTGAGCACAGCATTTTAGGAGAGAGACTGACAGATATACATTTAGGGATCATCATACAGATGTTATTTTAAAGCCATGGGAGTACATAAAGTTCACAGAGACAATCTGATATAAGAAGAGGGCCAACTCCTCAAGGAATTCAAAGATGTGAAGTTCCAGTAGAGGTAAAGAGATTAAGCTGAGGGAgcgaatttaaaaaaaaataagttaaaattttcTACATTCTTCTATCTGCtgaattttcaaataaacttatttttatacaAACACTAAAGAAGTTTCtcttattataaaagataaaagctTGATACTCattataaatcatttaaaatctaTCACAAAATGCAAACTATTCAGAACCTACCATTTAAAGTTATCTCAAATGCACCTGTTGACATACACTGGTTCTCAATCATGTTGCTCAAGAAGAAAACCATCATACATGCATAGACCTAAAAGAAGATATAATTAAGCACAACAGGCAAAGTCATTTTTGGCAAATGCTCTTTTCAATCTACTTTAAAAATTCCCATAAAAACTATTACTGCTATTCCATATGTTCAGataacatatataaagcaaaagtAAACCAATATTAATTTGCAGCTCTACACATGCTGAAGCACTTATAGATGATATTCATAATGTACACAGAATTTCTAAGAGATTTCATAATAGCCTTAATAAgctaaacaaaaaaatataagCATAAGAGTTCACTTtaccatttttataatatatgaatTCATAAGAGACTTGTGATGCAAAATTAGTAACTCCATATAATATTCAATACAACCTGTATATGTTTCAAACAAATCATTTTAAGTCAAACTAATAAAGTACGTTAGAAAGCATAGGCATATCAAAGATCAAAGTACATTCATTCACCTTTCAAAGGCAAATCTATACTCTTCTAAAAGTGGCTAGGTGTTTCTTGTTGGACAGCAAAGTTTTACGTCAACAAAATCACCAGACTAAAAGTAGGATGCAGTGAGAATGCCAATTCACAGCAAgctgtttcagaaaaataaatcaaatgttcACAGCAGATGAGAAAGAGCTTTCCCTACTACCCCACAGGAGCTAGGTGGGGTTTGTTTTTACAGGAATTACTTTACCATTTGGGAATGTTAAGTATATTTTCATGGGAACAATACACAAGGAAATGTCATAAAACCTACCAGGTAGAGATATATTTCAATTAGAGATACCACTTGAAGATATTTATATTAAGAAGTCCTGCCTGTTACTGGAAAGAAATGGttaccaaagaaaaagaagtacagCTATGCAGGAGTCCGCTAAAGGTATTCAGCCTAGAATTAAAGGACAAGACCAGATAGAAGACTCCAAAAAAGAAGACTTCATAAAAGGAAGCCTAGAAAAATCTAatccatgagaaaaataaaaattagacccATTTTAGACAGGATGGTAAGCCctccagaaaaattattttaagtaaaataaattaaaataagagtAATCTAGAAGGAATGTATGTGGCAACAAGACCctacaaaggaaaagagaaacaggacAAAGTTcttaagtatatttatattgtttctttCAGGCAATTATTCAAACAGATCCATAAACAGAAGAGGCAAaggacaaagaatttaaaaagagacagaTGAGTTTTGATAAGAAGAAGTTAATGGGAATCCCCTTTTTAATGTGAATCAACCCACTAATATGACATTAATTGGTTTAAAAGGTctacattatgtatatatgttttgttaGATATGATTTGACCTAAGTAATACAATCAAAATCAGATAACAAATTATTTTGTGCCTAGGTTATACTAAACTAACACCTCCCTGTCCCCCAAAATCAAAAAGGATAAGACTTAATCATTCTTAATATATCAATATGGAAATGAAAGTCAagggaggttaagtgacttcCCCAGAGATAAAATgggtataaattaaaataatacatgctaACAGTTGAATCAATAACAAgtattcaaaataagaaaatctatTAGAATATTTCATCGACAATGTAAAAACCTACAGTTACCAAAGCTATTAAGTTACATACCTTATTTTCTTGGCCCCACTGCCAGATGCTAGGAGCTTGCATGCCAAAGAAAGCAAAAGGATCCTTGCCAACAATTATTAAGCCTATTAATACTAGTTTGAAGACTGATAGGAAAGATGCTATGTGtctatcaaaagaaaagaaagaaaatcatcagAAGCCACAATTTCCAACCTACTTTAAAATTTAGTAATTCAAGTGTATGTAAAGATTTTCTAGACACCAAATCTAAAAGTTACTTATAGAaaaagcaggctgggcgcggtggctcaagcctgtaattccagcactttgggaggccgaggcgggctgatcacaaggtcaggagattgagaccatcctggctaacacggtgaaaccccgtctctactaaaaatacaaaaaaaaaaatagccaagcgtagtggcgggcgcttgtagtcccagctactcaggaggctgaggcaggagaatggcgtcaaccagggaggcggaggttgcagtgagccgggattgtgccactacactccagcctgggtaacagagcaagattctgtctcaaaaaaaaaaaaaaaaaaaagaaagaaagcaattaaaGTTTATTGtgcagttttaaaacaaaaaagtttaatatatttaaaataaactgaaaaattaacccacaaatttatatagaattggtctttaaaaatactaatattttatgaaatacagAATACCAGTTTCTGTAAAAATTTAGGATTGTTATTCTATTtctacaattaaaaatacataggAAAATACATCTTTAGAAGGGTTGCCATCTCTGAAATGACCCTATtccttcttaaagaaaaagcCTTCTATATTGGGTCAAATAAACTTGTTATATATAAAACAGCATTCTCTGTATATTATTATAACCAACTAAGTAATTACAATAACTAAGGACAGCTAATTAAACCAAttcacaaacatttataaaatcaaataaattattttccttttaagttattaaaatttCTTACCTATATATTGGTTGAGGGAGGTAATTCTCTCCTTCAATGCGGATGTCTGGGTACCGCTGGCTGATAACCCGCATGTACTCCTCAAACACCCGCCTATAACCTCAGGAGACACTGTAGAAAAAATAAGTGTTTCTATTAAGTCATTTAGCATACACCTAGATTTATTTTGTAGTTAGATAAAGCCTAAAAATTATCAAGATTACAAATTTTTCTCAAAATCAGTCACAAATTCATAATAATTGAACCAGGATGACAAATACATGGAGttttttttataatacatttcacGTATTTCAGTTACCACCCCCTCAAATCCTTCCATTAAGACATTAAACTTCATATATGCCAGTAATgcggcctgattttttttaagttagaaagaaaaaaagaacattaaactTTATAGATTTGTGTTACTGTTGGACAACAACAAATACCTATTCACATTCAGCATACTTTGAGCTCTCACACAGATTTGGCCATTTTGGGGGAGTGTCAATTACTTGTACagtgaaatgaaaacaattattcTTATTCATCTGAACTAGAGACTTTCAAATTTGGGAcacaagacttaaaaaaaaaaaaaaaaatcaaggcatgAGAGAATGAAACTCTGGTTCTTATTCCCATTCTGCCCCTAACCAGGCAAACTTGTTTGCCCAAGCACAACAAAAGGAACTTAGACTTAGATCCCTTCTAACTctaaaatttgattttactttgcaaaggaaaatgaagattGGGAACATAATTTTCAGTAATATGGACAGAAAATCCTTATCATTACTCTAGAGATGAAAATCCTTATCATTACTCTAGACTCTCTAAAGTCTCTTAAGCAACTCACTTTCAGATATATGTTGCaccagccccccccccccaaaaaaaaggaaatatgccacCAGAATGCatatgagagaaaaaagaagatggTACCATTATATCAACAGAAGAGCTTACAAATTCAGGTAATACTGTTAAACACTAAAGTTCATTAAACTCTAAGTTAAGGAACAGATAAATATCATAAGGTACCACTTGGTACAGAGGAAGCAGGGTCAGTAATTAAGTTACAGTAAAACCTGAGGTGCCAGCTTTGTCAATCAAGTAAAAAAACGATAACCACTACTACCAACCCAAAGGAACAGCATGGAGTTTCTATCTGACAGAGTAAAATGGTAAAAAATATTAGTAGATCTCAATTAAGAAAACCTGTGTTTttttggggaggaggtgggggagcaGTAAGTGAGAAATTCACCAGTCTTTCTTTATAgtgaatatttcctttacatTTAGAATGAATGTCCCTTACAAGTCTAAATATTTTGCAAAGAGATGCAAATCTCTATACTTAAGTGAACTTATAAATCTCGAAATACTATCCTTAACATCCAcctaatgttttattattacCATTGTTGTACTTTTTATTCTGTCTCGCTACATGCTGGGCTTTTCTGAGTTCAAATtactaatttaatataatttcaaatttacaggAAAGGTGCAAGAATAGTATAAAAGATCTTACATAAACACTTCATCTAGATTCATCACATATTAATATTCTGCCACAATTGCTTTCTCTGCAAAAAGTTTTATAAATCCTTTCTTTACaccaaaaaagcaaaagcaaacataaaaaaaagtttaatattgctttttacaaaaataatctaGATAACCTATAAGCCTAACTACCTTAAAACCAAGAAATGCCACCAGATATCAATGCCCAAGTTTGCACTGGTGTTTACAATGGAGTTGATTATCTAAAATAACTGtatctttctaacttttaatgCAGTAATTTGAGAACTAGAGACTTGGTTAGTCAAAACttgtattttatagatgaagggAGGAAAATGAAACCCAGAGAGATAAAGTGACTTTTCCAAAGTTATGCATTCAATGTATTATTTCACTcactcaaatatttactgaatgcctattaCATGGTAAGCACTGTAGTAGGCAGTGAGTATTTAGTGGTGAGT
The sequence above is drawn from the Rhinopithecus roxellana isolate Shanxi Qingling chromosome 1, ASM756505v1, whole genome shotgun sequence genome and encodes:
- the SELENOT gene encoding thioredoxin reductase-like selenoprotein T — translated: MRLLLLLLVAASAMVRSEASANLGGVPSKRLKMQYATGPLLKFQICVSUGYRRVFEEYMRVISQRYPDIRIEGENYLPQPIYRHIASFLSVFKLVLIGLIIVGKDPFAFFGMQAPSIWQWGQENKVYACMMVFFLSNMIENQCMSTGAFEITLNDVPVWSKLESGHLPSMQQLVQILDNEMKLNVHMDSIPHHRS